In Moorella sp. Hama-1, a single genomic region encodes these proteins:
- the gcvPA gene encoding aminomethyl-transferring glycine dehydrogenase subunit GcvPA, translating to MTYIPTTAAEQQQMLAACGANRMEELFSDIPNSVRLGRELDLPRPMAEAEVWRHLEELAGKNKRLVSFLGAGAYEHFIPSVVGHLLARSEFYTAYTPYQPEISQGTLQAIFEFQSLICELTGLDVATASHYDGATATAEAALVACNATRRPKILVSRAVNPQYRTVLTTYARGQGVELGEVPLQDGRTDLAALEKLAGKDVAGVILQSPNFFGQIETMAAAAELAHKAGALSIAVVDPISLGLLAAPGEYGADLAVGEGQGLGNPLNFGGPYLGFIAAREKLLRRLPGRIVGQTTDVDGKRAYVLTLQAREQHIRREKATSNICSNEALCALAATIYLADLGKEGLREVARQCLLKAHYAQKQLAALPGVTPLFNGPFFHEFVLKTKLAPAAVARSLAEKGFAAGFDLGRFYHELKGALLFTVTEVRTREEIDALVAAMGGMLA from the coding sequence ATGACCTACATTCCCACCACGGCGGCGGAGCAGCAGCAGATGCTGGCGGCCTGCGGTGCCAACCGGATGGAAGAGCTTTTCAGTGATATACCTAACAGCGTGCGCCTGGGCCGGGAGCTCGATCTCCCCCGGCCCATGGCGGAGGCTGAGGTCTGGCGCCACCTGGAGGAACTGGCCGGGAAAAACAAAAGGCTGGTTTCCTTCCTGGGGGCCGGGGCCTACGAACACTTCATTCCCAGCGTGGTCGGCCACCTCCTGGCCCGTTCCGAGTTTTACACGGCCTACACGCCCTATCAACCGGAGATCAGCCAGGGGACCCTCCAGGCGATCTTTGAGTTCCAATCATTAATTTGCGAATTGACGGGCCTGGATGTGGCCACGGCCTCCCACTACGACGGGGCCACGGCTACGGCCGAGGCGGCCCTGGTGGCCTGCAACGCCACCCGGCGGCCCAAAATTTTGGTCTCCCGGGCTGTAAACCCCCAGTACCGGACGGTCCTGACCACCTATGCCCGGGGTCAGGGCGTGGAACTGGGGGAGGTACCCCTGCAGGACGGCCGGACGGATCTGGCGGCCCTGGAAAAACTGGCGGGCAAGGACGTCGCCGGGGTAATCCTGCAGAGTCCCAATTTCTTTGGTCAAATTGAAACTATGGCTGCGGCCGCTGAGCTGGCTCACAAAGCCGGGGCTTTAAGTATTGCCGTCGTCGACCCCATTTCTCTGGGGCTGCTCGCGGCCCCGGGCGAATATGGCGCCGACCTGGCCGTAGGCGAGGGCCAGGGCCTGGGCAATCCCCTGAACTTCGGCGGTCCCTACCTGGGCTTTATCGCCGCCCGGGAGAAGCTGCTGCGGCGCCTGCCGGGCCGCATCGTCGGCCAGACCACGGACGTGGACGGCAAACGCGCCTACGTCCTCACCCTCCAGGCCCGGGAGCAGCATATCCGCCGGGAAAAGGCCACCTCCAACATCTGTTCCAACGAGGCCCTCTGCGCCCTGGCGGCCACCATCTATCTGGCGGACCTGGGTAAGGAAGGCCTGCGTGAGGTAGCCCGCCAGTGCCTGTTGAAGGCCCATTACGCCCAAAAGCAGCTGGCTGCCCTGCCCGGGGTGACGCCGCTCTTTAACGGGCCATTCTTCCATGAATTTGTCTTAAAAACAAAGCTGGCGCCCGCCGCTGTAGCCCGGAGCCTGGCGGAGAAGGGATTTGCCGCCGGGTTCGACCTGGGACGCTTTTATCACGAACTCAAGGGCGCCCTGCTCTTTACCGTCACTGAAGTCCGGAC
- the gcvH gene encoding glycine cleavage system protein GcvH, producing the protein MDFPANLHYSKDHEWVEMDGNRARIGITDYAQESLGDIVFVELPQVGDELSAGDSFGVVESVKSASDVYAPVGGKVVAVNEALLDAPQDINTDPYGKGWMIELELTDPGEVESLMDAGAYQQLVKEEKGE; encoded by the coding sequence ATGGATTTCCCCGCCAATTTACACTACAGTAAGGACCACGAATGGGTGGAAATGGATGGCAACCGGGCCCGCATCGGTATCACCGATTACGCCCAGGAATCCCTGGGAGACATCGTCTTCGTCGAATTACCCCAGGTCGGTGACGAACTGTCCGCCGGTGACAGCTTTGGCGTCGTCGAGTCCGTCAAGTCGGCTTCCGACGTCTACGCTCCGGTAGGGGGCAAGGTCGTCGCCGTCAACGAAGCCCTCCTGGATGCCCCCCAGGACATTAACACCGACCCTTACGGCAAGGGCTGGATGATTGAACTGGAATTAACCGACCCGGGTGAAGTAGAGAGCCTCATGGATGCTGGTGCCTACCAGCAATTGGTGAAGGAGGAGAAGGGGGAGTAA
- the gcvT gene encoding glycine cleavage system aminomethyltransferase GcvT encodes MADLKQTPLYEEHVAAGAKMVAFGGWLMPVQYSSIIEEHQRVRTAAGLFDVSHMGEIIIKGPDALQLVQKLVTNDASRATGDRVVYSPMCYLDGGVVDDLLIYPRREGEYLLVVNAGNIDKDFAWIQEQAAGFQVEVKNISPATAQLALQGPRALAILQPLTKVDLAPLGYYRWTEGEVLGVGCLISRTGYTGEDGFELYFEAAAAPAMWRQLLVAGQEAGLVPAGLGARDTLRLEAALPLYGHELSPTISPLEAGLGRFVRLDKGEFNGREALAAQQAAGVKRQLVGLTLIDRGIPRPGYPVLAGGREIGQVTSGSPAPTLGQNIALALVAAGTAAVGGELEVGIRGRANRALVVKLPFYRRPQ; translated from the coding sequence GTGGCAGATTTAAAGCAGACGCCCTTGTATGAGGAACACGTGGCCGCCGGGGCGAAAATGGTGGCGTTCGGCGGCTGGCTCATGCCCGTCCAGTACAGCAGCATTATCGAAGAGCACCAGCGGGTGCGCACAGCTGCCGGGCTCTTCGACGTCTCCCACATGGGGGAGATTATCATTAAGGGTCCCGACGCCCTGCAGCTGGTCCAGAAACTGGTTACCAACGACGCCAGCCGGGCCACCGGCGACCGGGTGGTATACAGCCCTATGTGCTATCTGGACGGAGGCGTGGTCGATGACCTGTTGATCTATCCCCGGAGGGAAGGGGAGTACCTCCTGGTGGTCAACGCCGGCAACATCGACAAGGACTTCGCCTGGATCCAGGAGCAGGCCGCCGGTTTCCAGGTAGAGGTTAAAAACATCTCCCCGGCCACGGCCCAGCTGGCCCTGCAGGGACCCCGGGCCCTGGCGATCCTCCAGCCGTTAACGAAGGTCGACCTGGCTCCCCTGGGTTATTATCGCTGGACCGAGGGGGAGGTCCTGGGAGTGGGCTGCCTGATCTCCCGCACCGGCTATACCGGTGAAGACGGCTTCGAGCTTTACTTTGAGGCGGCCGCGGCCCCGGCTATGTGGCGCCAGCTCCTGGTCGCAGGTCAAGAGGCGGGCCTGGTGCCGGCCGGCCTGGGGGCCCGGGATACCTTGCGGTTGGAGGCGGCCCTGCCCCTCTACGGTCACGAGTTGAGCCCGACCATCAGCCCCCTGGAGGCGGGCCTGGGCCGTTTCGTGCGCCTGGATAAGGGCGAGTTCAACGGCCGGGAGGCCCTGGCGGCCCAGCAGGCAGCCGGGGTCAAACGGCAACTGGTGGGGCTAACCTTGATCGACCGGGGGATTCCCCGGCCGGGATACCCCGTCCTGGCGGGGGGCCGGGAGATTGGCCAGGTGACCTCGGGCTCCCCGGCACCGACCCTGGGACAAAATATCGCCCTGGCCCTGGTAGCGGCAGGAACTGCTGCCGTCGGCGGCGAACTAGAAGTGGGCATTCGCGGCCGCGCCAACCGCGCCCTGGTGGTGAAACTCCCCTTCTACCGCCGCCCGCAATAG